Proteins co-encoded in one Phycisphaerae bacterium genomic window:
- a CDS encoding hemerythrin domain-containing protein, with translation MGNQLYEQLRSEHDQVKELLSELQETNGRAVKKRERLFDELRHELIPHMQGEEKTLYPALQERDQARKLAMEALEEHHAAKLLLRELEKLDKGDEAWAAKLKVMKEMIEHHIEEEEGEIFEKGRDVLGDETLEMIGEQYQKAEEKAMARVK, from the coding sequence ATGGGCAACCAACTCTACGAGCAGTTGCGTTCCGAGCACGACCAGGTCAAGGAATTGCTCAGTGAATTGCAGGAAACCAACGGCCGTGCCGTCAAGAAGCGCGAGCGGCTTTTCGATGAGCTGCGGCACGAGCTGATTCCGCACATGCAGGGCGAGGAAAAGACGCTCTATCCGGCACTGCAGGAGCGGGATCAGGCCCGGAAACTGGCGATGGAGGCCCTGGAAGAGCACCACGCCGCCAAACTCCTGCTGCGCGAACTGGAGAAGCTCGACAAGGGCGATGAGGCCTGGGCGGCCAAGCTCAAGGTCATGAAGGAGATGATCGAACACCATATCGAAGAGGAAGAGGGCGAGATCTTCGAGAAGGGCCGCGACGTCCTGGGCGACGAAACGCTGGAGATGATCGGCGAGCAGTACCAAAAGGCGGAAGAGAAGGCCATGGCCCGGGTCAAATAG
- a CDS encoding glucose 1-dehydrogenase, with translation MGKKKQTVPPQQQRRQPGRRSKMEPKPKTARPSYKGSDKLRDKVALITGGDSGIGRATAILFAREGADVAIVYLEEDDDARDTQQHVEAEGRRCLTIRGDVGKEAFCRQAVRKTIDEFGKLDVLVNNAAVQFPQKKFTDIGADQLEKTFRTNIFAMFHMTKAALEHLKKGSTIVNTTSVTAYEGHPMLVDYASTKGAIVAFTRSLAKNLADKQIRVNAVAPGPIWTPLIPSTFPKEKVKSFGADTPLGRPGQPDEVAPCYVFLASDDSSYMTGQVLHPNGGRVVNG, from the coding sequence ATGGGCAAAAAGAAACAGACCGTGCCGCCGCAGCAACAGAGGCGCCAGCCTGGACGCCGAAGCAAAATGGAACCCAAGCCGAAAACCGCGAGGCCCAGCTACAAGGGCAGCGACAAACTGCGGGACAAGGTCGCCCTGATCACCGGAGGCGACAGCGGGATCGGTCGGGCGACGGCCATCCTGTTCGCCCGCGAAGGGGCCGACGTGGCCATCGTCTATCTCGAAGAGGACGACGATGCCCGCGACACCCAACAACACGTAGAGGCTGAGGGCCGCCGGTGCCTCACCATCCGGGGCGACGTGGGCAAGGAAGCATTCTGCCGCCAGGCGGTGCGAAAGACGATCGACGAGTTCGGCAAGCTCGACGTCCTGGTCAACAACGCGGCCGTCCAGTTCCCGCAGAAGAAGTTCACCGACATCGGCGCCGATCAGTTGGAGAAGACCTTCCGGACCAACATCTTTGCGATGTTCCACATGACCAAGGCGGCGCTGGAGCACCTCAAGAAGGGAAGCACGATCGTCAACACCACCTCGGTGACCGCCTATGAGGGGCATCCGATGCTGGTCGACTACGCCTCGACCAAAGGGGCGATCGTGGCGTTCACCCGTTCGCTGGCCAAGAACCTGGCCGACAAGCAGATCCGGGTCAACGCGGTGGCGCCGGGTCCGATCTGGACGCCGCTGATCCCGTCCACGTTCCCGAAGGAAAAGGTCAAAAGCTTCGGCGCCGACACGCCCTTGGGACGGCCGGGCCAGCCGGATGAGGTGGCGCCGTGCTACGTCTTTCTGGCGTCGGACGATTCGTCGTACATGACCGGTCAGGTGCTGCACCCCAACGGCGGGCGGGTGGTCAACGGCTGA